A stretch of Henckelia pumila isolate YLH828 chromosome 4, ASM3356847v2, whole genome shotgun sequence DNA encodes these proteins:
- the LOC140861906 gene encoding uncharacterized protein, translated as MESCSGGNSNFSFIGSCQYLKGLYLISIPNGATLMELFQNLGQKCSNINLEMTTLLFTAPHKKMEVTLIDNDDVRNMINLHMCMKLNIIELRAERKTDQSYRSTNVDRRSFSYVKNDSQKIIVVCSDANCSWRIYASKHQSDNAFGIRNCNLTHSCRDDNLRTRGHPKADSSWVCNLVKDKLRGEPSYRPITMIKDIQRDFGVEIKYHKVWTGKEMAMNEIHGTEKGSYDKLRWPLIFLDGTHIKNKYKGSILVAVAKDANDDLFTLAYAVVDADNDCNWHWHPGLIKAIQSVFPGSHHAYCLRHLVDNFVKQVLRRYSLHKKKKWSSVLKKAAYASSRHEFFELIKSITESMPIAQEFLVNSSPDNWANALFTGN; from the exons ATGGAGTCCTGTTCTGGAGGAAATTCTAATTTTTCCTTTATTGGTAGTTGTCAGTACCTTAAAGGCCTTTATCTAATTTCAATTCCTAATGGTGCTACGCTGATGGAGTTGTTCCAGAATCTCGGACAAAAATGTTCGAATATTAACCTTGAAATGACGACGTTGCTTTTCACAGCCCCTCACAAGAAGATGGAAGTCACTTTGATTGACAATGATGATGTGCGTAACATGATAAATCTTCATATGTGTATGAAGTTGAATATCATTGAATTGAGAGCAGAAAGAAAGACTGATCAAAGTTACCGTAGCACAAACGTTGACAG ACGTTCATTTTCCTATGTGAAAAATGATAGTCAGAAGATCATTGTTGTGTGTAGTGATGCAAATTGTTCATGGAGAATATATGCATCTAAACATCAATCAGATAATGCATTTGGCATTAGAAATTGTAATTTAACTCATAGTTGTCGTGATGACAATTTAAGAACTAGAGGACATCCTAAAGCTGATTCCTCTTGGGTATGTAACTTGGTGAAAGATAAGTTGAGGGGAGAGCCATCATATCGTCCAATTACAATGATTAAGGACATACAAAGAGATTTCGGAGTGGAAATTAAATACCACAAAGTTTGGACGGGCAAAGAAATGGCAATGAATGAAATTCATGGAACTGAGAAGGGGTCATATGATAAGTTGCGATG GCCATTAATATTTTTAGATGGAACCCACATCAAGAACAAGTACAAAGGAAGTATTCTAGTAGCTGTTGCAAAGGACGCAAATGATGATCTTTTCACCTTGGCATATGCAGTTGTGGATGCAGATAATGACTGTAACTGGCACTG GCATCCTGGTTTGATTAAGGCTATTCAATCTGTGTTCCCTGGTAGTCATCATGCATATTGCTTAAGACATTTAGTAGACAATTTTGTGAAACAG GTATTGCGGAGGTACTCACTCCATAAGAAGAAGAAATGGTCATCTGTATTGAAAAAAGCGGCATATGCCTCATCGCGACATGAGTTTTTTGAGCTTATAAAATCTATAACCGAGTCAATGCCAATTGCACAAGAGTTTCTTGTGAATTCTTCACCTGATAATTGGGCAAATGCTCTATTTACGGGTAACTGA